In Deltaproteobacteria bacterium, one DNA window encodes the following:
- a CDS encoding TetR/AcrR family transcriptional regulator codes for MDPSLKISSLATEPIRGRRDQKKLENRGRIYDTAIRLFGERGYDKVSADDIAQEAGVSRATVFNYFPSKADFLSAYTEEYLEVVLGYWETVAHLPPVARLDTMARLMGREAEQRRQFLDLLSIQDYTQGPERLRLDRQKFLAVIERLCQTIEEGKATGEIRPELDTSDITAMVEASYNSVFMERMLTGEDLPVGEMIRRRYGIARTGIVTAEFSAGEKHTGSGTGSGEEERH; via the coding sequence ATGGACCCAAGTCTAAAAATATCGTCTCTGGCCACCGAGCCGATCCGGGGCCGCCGGGACCAGAAGAAACTGGAAAACCGGGGCCGGATTTACGACACGGCTATCCGGCTGTTCGGCGAGCGGGGCTACGACAAGGTCTCGGCCGACGACATCGCCCAGGAGGCCGGGGTCTCCCGGGCGACCGTTTTCAACTACTTCCCGAGCAAGGCCGATTTTCTCTCCGCCTATACCGAGGAATACCTGGAAGTGGTTCTCGGCTACTGGGAGACGGTGGCCCATCTGCCACCGGTCGCCCGGCTCGACACGATGGCACGGCTCATGGGGCGCGAGGCCGAGCAGCGCCGGCAGTTCCTCGATCTGCTCAGTATCCAGGACTACACGCAGGGGCCCGAACGGCTCCGTCTCGACCGGCAAAAGTTTCTGGCCGTCATCGAACGGCTCTGCCAGACGATCGAAGAGGGCAAGGCTACCGGCGAGATTCGTCCGGAACTGGACACATCCGACATTACCGCGATGGTCGAGGCATCCTACAACTCGGTATTCATGGAGCGGATGCTGACGGGCGAGGATTTGCCCGTCGGGGAAATGATCCGGCGGCGGTACGGGATTGCCCGGACAGGAATAGTCACGGCGGAATTCTCCGCCGGAGAAAAGCACACAGGCTCCGGTACAGGGTCCGGAGAGGAAGAGAGACATTGA
- a CDS encoding DUF445 family protein — METEETTTAPPPRRPLLPDPFGLISTARRVLPLPSAPDIGWLDAHKGTISLVASLAVYLSSYAIGEPYAWWVQRIGEAALIGSFVDFIAIQMLFRRMWFLPGSGVIPRNRIRIVEGLARAVEEEWLTADVIKSKLSGIDLGDLLGKALEHLRDNDETLEEILKQIAVGAASWIDSKEFLDFLSSQVKNRVGRVGQVAHAVGIIDTEVMASDIARTLLEQVKGLPTNENVRKRIQEELGRSADEVRTDEELKARFDRIKIQIVDYLLVSMEGRIHDMVLENLIRFTDDDIREMFETKTKSHLEWIRVNGAIFGGLFGAVFAAIHKYW; from the coding sequence ATGGAGACCGAGGAGACGACGACCGCTCCGCCGCCGCGGAGACCGCTGCTGCCCGACCCGTTTGGCCTGATCTCGACGGCCCGCCGGGTGCTGCCGCTCCCGTCGGCACCGGACATCGGCTGGCTGGATGCCCACAAGGGCACGATCTCGCTGGTGGCGAGCCTCGCCGTCTACCTATCCTCCTATGCAATCGGAGAGCCCTACGCCTGGTGGGTGCAGCGAATCGGCGAGGCGGCGCTCATTGGCTCCTTCGTCGATTTCATCGCCATCCAGATGCTCTTCCGCCGGATGTGGTTCCTGCCGGGATCGGGTGTCATTCCACGAAACCGTATCCGCATCGTCGAGGGGCTTGCCCGTGCCGTCGAGGAAGAGTGGCTCACGGCGGACGTTATCAAGTCGAAACTCTCCGGTATTGATCTGGGTGACCTGCTGGGAAAGGCGCTTGAGCATCTGCGTGACAACGATGAGACCCTTGAGGAGATCCTGAAGCAGATTGCCGTGGGCGCGGCAAGCTGGATCGATTCGAAGGAGTTTCTCGACTTTCTCTCGTCACAGGTGAAAAACCGTGTCGGCCGCGTGGGGCAGGTGGCCCATGCCGTCGGCATTATCGACACGGAAGTGATGGCCTCCGACATCGCCAGGACGCTACTGGAACAGGTCAAGGGACTCCCCACGAACGAGAACGTCCGCAAGCGCATCCAGGAAGAACTGGGACGTTCGGCCGACGAAGTGCGGACTGATGAGGAACTCAAGGCCCGGTTCGACCGGATCAAGATCCAGATCGTGGACTACCTGCTCGTCAGCATGGAGGGCCGTATCCACGACATGGTGCTGGAGAACCTGATCCGTTTTACCGACGACGACATTCGCGAGATGTTTGAAACCAAGACCAAGAGCCACCTGGAGTGGATTCGCGTGAACGGGGCCATTTTCGGCGGCCTGTTCGGCGCGGTCTTTGCGGCAATCCACAAATACTGGTAA